One window from the genome of Paraclostridium sordellii encodes:
- a CDS encoding ABC transporter ATP-binding protein, with the protein MLKEFIKYYKPYKKLFILDLLAAFTVALCDLVYPMITRNIMNDVVPNKDLRMLIVFAITLLVIFIIKAGLNYFMQYWGHVVGVRMQADMRNYVFTHLQKLPNSYFNNNKSGVIMSRIINDLMEVSELAHHGPEDLFVSLVMLIGSFLILLGINVPLTLIVFAILPFIILFAITQRKKMGRAFMETRVKTGDVNATLENSIAGMRVTKSFCTEKEELDKFNESNNIFKHAREGAYKVMAEYFSGMFLFIDLLNLVVLIVAGYFAYMNYINLGDFTAYLLYVNMFIQPIRKLINFTEQYQNGMTGFERFREIINEETEKEAKDPIQLRNVKGNIDIENVSFTYEDDNEVFKNLSLSIEAGKTVALVGPSGGGKTTLCNLIPRFFDFEEGDIKIDGISVKDVSLTSLRKNIGVVAQDVFLFTGTIKDNIIIGKSDATDEEIIQACKKARIHDFIMTLPEGYETYVGERGVKLSGGQKQRISIARIFLKNPPIMILDEATSALDNVTEHEIQKSLEELGKDRTNLVVAHRLSTIQNADEIIVLTPNGIEERGTHKELIEKDGVYSKLHRK; encoded by the coding sequence ATGTTAAAAGAATTTATTAAATATTATAAACCATATAAAAAGTTGTTTATACTCGATTTACTAGCTGCTTTTACTGTAGCTTTATGTGATTTAGTTTATCCTATGATAACTAGAAATATAATGAATGATGTAGTTCCAAATAAAGATTTGAGAATGCTTATAGTATTTGCTATTACTTTACTAGTTATATTTATAATTAAAGCGGGGTTAAACTATTTTATGCAATACTGGGGTCATGTTGTAGGAGTTAGAATGCAAGCAGATATGAGAAATTATGTTTTTACTCATCTACAAAAATTGCCTAATTCATATTTTAATAACAATAAATCTGGAGTTATAATGTCTAGAATTATAAACGACCTTATGGAAGTTTCAGAACTTGCACATCATGGACCAGAAGATTTATTTGTATCATTGGTAATGCTAATTGGATCATTTTTAATATTACTTGGAATTAATGTGCCATTAACTTTAATAGTGTTTGCTATTTTACCATTTATAATTTTATTTGCTATAACTCAAAGGAAGAAAATGGGAAGAGCTTTCATGGAAACTAGAGTTAAGACAGGTGATGTAAATGCCACATTAGAAAATAGTATAGCTGGAATGCGAGTTACTAAGTCATTTTGTACTGAAAAAGAAGAATTAGATAAGTTTAATGAATCTAATAATATATTTAAACATGCCAGAGAAGGTGCATATAAAGTTATGGCCGAATATTTCTCAGGAATGTTTTTATTCATTGACTTATTAAATTTAGTAGTTTTAATTGTTGCAGGATATTTTGCTTACATGAACTATATAAACTTAGGAGACTTTACTGCATATCTTTTATATGTAAACATGTTTATTCAACCAATTAGAAAATTGATAAACTTTACAGAACAGTACCAAAATGGTATGACTGGATTTGAAAGATTTAGAGAAATAATAAATGAAGAAACCGAGAAAGAAGCTAAAGATCCTATTCAGCTAAGAAACGTAAAAGGAAATATAGATATTGAGAATGTATCATTTACATATGAAGATGACAATGAAGTTTTCAAAAACTTGAGCTTATCTATTGAAGCCGGAAAGACTGTAGCATTAGTAGGTCCATCTGGAGGGGGAAAAACTACTTTATGTAATCTTATACCTAGATTTTTTGATTTTGAAGAGGGAGATATTAAAATTGATGGAATAAGTGTAAAAGATGTAAGCTTAACTTCTCTTAGAAAAAATATAGGGGTAGTAGCTCAGGATGTATTTTTATTTACAGGTACAATAAAAGATAACATAATAATAGGTAAATCTGATGCAACAGATGAGGAAATCATACAAGCTTGTAAGAAGGCTAGAATTCATGATTTTATAATGACATTGCCTGAAGGTTATGAAACTTATGTAGGAGAAAGAGGCGTAAAGTTATCTGGTGGTCAAAAGCAAAGAATATCTATTGCTAGAATCTTCCTAAAGAATCCTCCAATCATGATTTTAGATGAAGCTACATCAGCACTTGATAATGTAACTGAACATGAAATACAAAAATCCTTAGAAGAGTTAGGAAAAGATAGAACAAATTTAGTTGTAGCACATAGGCTATCAACAATCCAAAATGCGGATGAAATAATTGTTTTAACTCCAAATGGTATTGAAGAAAGAGGAACTCATAAGGAACTTATAGAAAAAGATGGAGTATACTCAAAACTTCATAGAAAATAA
- a CDS encoding GNAT family N-acetyltransferase, with product MKESIYPQMKIIETDKYILRPICQEDAPSMFEYYSQAKVVKYLPIKPHRSIAQTKRFIRTYFIDSYKKGYVNHWAIIDKTNKKLIGNIGLNNVSQKDKEAEIGICINPLYWGNDIATELTKNSLKYGFMNLNLEKIIAKTYEENPRTRKSLESLGFRYVNTFNKKVMENDKVKYIKCDRYELTRKEYILSRYS from the coding sequence ATGAAGGAATCTATATACCCTCAAATGAAAATAATTGAAACAGATAAGTATATATTAAGACCTATCTGTCAGGAAGATGCACCTAGTATGTTTGAATATTATAGCCAAGCGAAAGTTGTGAAATATTTACCTATAAAACCTCATAGATCAATAGCTCAGACAAAAAGATTTATTAGAACTTATTTTATTGATAGTTACAAAAAAGGATATGTAAATCACTGGGCAATAATAGATAAGACAAATAAAAAGTTAATAGGAAATATTGGATTAAATAATGTATCTCAAAAAGATAAAGAGGCAGAAATAGGAATATGTATAAATCCATTATATTGGGGTAATGACATAGCAACTGAGTTAACTAAAAACTCATTAAAATATGGGTTTATGAATTTAAATTTAGAAAAGATAATTGCAAAAACTTATGAAGAAAATCCAAGAACAAGAAAGTCTTTAGAAAGTTTAGGCTTTAGATATGTTAATACTTTTAATAAAAAAGTTATGGAAAATGATAAGGTTAAGTATATAAAATGTGATAGATACGAATTAACTAGAAAAGAATATATATTGTCTAGATATTCTTGA
- a CDS encoding peptidylprolyl isomerase, with protein sequence MDKENKKKSINKNIVIFAAVLILGVGTAFYMGKQKGRTLPATSRHYSSNKVVATVGDVKITEKDLKNRMEPIFYMNGKNKMTDEQIDKYEQSMIDYMTTTEMLYQEGVKNKVKLDTKEIDSQYSAFMTSITQTFGMDEEKFLKEFGLTKEEIKKSVEKEAIAAKYIDKESKVTDKEVEEYFNKNKKDLNEIKASHILIKNIDENGKKLDDAKIKENKKLAESILKKALEGENFEELAKKYSEDGSAQSGGDLGFFSKGAMVAEFEKAAFGLNKGEIYPKLVETQFGYHIIKKTDEKEKSFDEIKDSLTKQLVAEKQDALIQKLTKEYKVDVKK encoded by the coding sequence ATGGATAAAGAAAACAAGAAAAAAAGTATAAATAAAAATATCGTAATTTTTGCAGCTGTATTAATTTTAGGAGTAGGAACTGCTTTTTATATGGGAAAACAAAAGGGAAGAACATTACCAGCAACAAGTAGACATTATAGTAGTAATAAAGTTGTAGCAACAGTTGGAGATGTTAAAATAACAGAGAAAGATTTAAAAAATAGAATGGAACCTATTTTCTACATGAATGGTAAAAACAAAATGACTGATGAGCAAATAGATAAATATGAACAAAGTATGATAGATTATATGACTACTACTGAAATGCTTTATCAAGAAGGAGTAAAAAATAAAGTTAAACTAGATACAAAGGAAATTGATTCTCAATATTCAGCATTTATGACAAGCATAACTCAAACATTTGGTATGGACGAAGAAAAATTTTTAAAAGAATTTGGATTAACAAAAGAAGAAATTAAAAAGTCTGTAGAAAAAGAAGCTATAGCTGCAAAGTATATAGATAAGGAATCAAAAGTTACAGATAAAGAAGTTGAAGAATATTTCAATAAAAATAAAAAAGATTTAAATGAAATAAAAGCTTCACATATTTTAATAAAAAATATAGATGAAAATGGTAAGAAACTAGATGATGCTAAAATTAAAGAAAATAAAAAGTTAGCTGAGAGCATTCTAAAAAAAGCACTTGAAGGTGAAAATTTTGAGGAATTAGCTAAAAAATATTCAGAGGATGGAAGCGCTCAAAGTGGAGGAGATTTAGGATTTTTCTCTAAAGGAGCTATGGTTGCTGAATTTGAAAAAGCAGCATTTGGATTAAATAAAGGTGAGATATATCCAAAGCTTGTTGAAACGCAATTTGGATATCATATAATAAAGAAAACAGATGAAAAAGAAAAATCATTTGATGAGATTAAGGATTCATTAACAAAGCAGTTAGTAGCAGAAAAACAAGATGCTTTAATTCAAAAGTTGACTAAAGAATATAAAGTAGACGTAAAAAAATAA
- a CDS encoding cupin domain-containing protein, giving the protein MIKRPQELTVSKVEKLRDGRGITTMYHLIEGEELKGKAKLISKLVLEPGASIGVHDHSTDFEVYYIIQGEGRVLDNGFMQPIGSGDVVYTSDGQSHYLENTGNEDLELLAIVINN; this is encoded by the coding sequence ATGATAAAAAGACCGCAAGAATTAACTGTAAGTAAAGTCGAAAAGTTAAGAGATGGTAGAGGAATTACTACTATGTATCATTTAATAGAAGGCGAAGAGTTAAAGGGCAAAGCAAAGTTAATATCTAAGCTAGTTTTAGAACCAGGTGCATCTATAGGCGTACATGATCATAGCACAGACTTTGAGGTATATTACATAATACAAGGTGAAGGTAGAGTGTTGGATAATGGCTTTATGCAACCAATAGGTTCAGGTGATGTAGTATATACTTCGGATGGACAATCACATTATTTAGAAAATACTGGAAATGAAGATTTAGAACTTTTAGCAATAGTTATAAATAATTAA
- a CDS encoding SH3 domain-containing protein, whose protein sequence is MKRRIAMATLALIPFTATNAFASNQEGIVTATSLNVRSGPSTDSSFLFSIKKNDKVTILKSENGWYKISTANGHEGWASSEYISTNTSDTNQQSNKKVVNVDNLNMRNGASTSYRVIMQLNKGTVIEIISESNGWTKIKHDGRIGFVASKYLSPIENNNQTTKPEQQPNVSVQPQVSVSKTKVVVATSLNMRSGPSTGNSVIGSLKNNEKVEVISESNGWSKIKYNGKEGYVSSTYLKDVNEGGTSKPDEKPNVGTKIKVVVATSLNVRSGPSTSHGIIGSLKNNEKVEVISESNGWSKIKYNGKEGYVSSTYLKNSNEGVTSKPDEKPNVETKIKVVAATSLNVRSGPSTSHGIIGSLKNNEKVEVISESNGWSKIKHNGKEGYVSSTYLKDSNEGGISKPDEKPNVGTKIKVVAATSLNVRSGPSTSHGIIGSLKNNEKVEVISENNGWSKIKHNGKEGYVSSTYLKDSNEGGTSKPDEKPNVGTKIKVVAATSLNVRSGPSTGHGIIGSLKNNEKVEVISESNGWSKIKYNGKEGYVSNTYLKDSNEGGAVTPPEQTKTKVVTATSLNVRSGPSTGHGIIGSLKNNEKVEVISESNGWSKIKYNGKEGYVSSTYLTDYQGGGTNPGGGSGGSSSEVVNGATVNYRNLSYSLQDHVNKQASKGNGNMISGRGFVQASRSDIEHYINPKNFTSSKSGMLQFLRLDSYKGGISASELNGYLNSLSPASSGTNVFYNQGQAFLDAARKYNIDVVYLVGHSMVETGYGKSTLAQGQVLTSYKGSPLPQPVKVYNFFGIGAFDGTANLSGAEAAYKNGWTTVEKTIEGSAKWLSQNYIHNGGYDQNTLYKMRWSYEHLWHQYATDVNWANVISSVMSRLVGMYDTNSNLVYEVPVHR, encoded by the coding sequence TTGAAGCGTAGAATAGCAATGGCTACATTGGCATTAATACCATTTACAGCTACAAATGCATTTGCATCCAATCAAGAAGGTATAGTAACGGCGACATCATTAAATGTAAGAAGCGGACCATCAACAGATAGTTCTTTTTTATTTTCTATAAAAAAGAACGATAAAGTTACTATATTAAAAAGTGAAAATGGATGGTATAAAATAAGTACAGCAAATGGACACGAAGGCTGGGCGTCAAGTGAATACATAAGTACAAATACAAGTGATACAAATCAACAAAGCAATAAAAAGGTAGTTAATGTAGATAATCTAAATATGAGAAATGGAGCATCTACAAGTTATAGAGTAATAATGCAATTAAATAAGGGAACAGTTATAGAGATAATATCAGAGAGTAATGGATGGACAAAAATTAAGCATGATGGAAGAATTGGATTTGTAGCTAGCAAATATTTATCTCCTATTGAGAATAATAATCAAACTACTAAACCAGAACAACAACCTAATGTGTCTGTACAACCTCAAGTATCAGTAAGCAAAACAAAGGTAGTAGTGGCAACATCATTAAATATGAGAAGTGGACCATCAACAGGGAATAGTGTAATAGGAAGCTTAAAGAATAACGAAAAAGTAGAAGTAATATCAGAAAGTAATGGATGGTCAAAAATAAAATACAATGGAAAAGAAGGTTACGTATCAAGTACATATTTAAAAGATGTTAACGAAGGCGGAACTTCAAAACCAGATGAAAAACCAAATGTTGGAACAAAGATAAAAGTAGTAGTAGCAACATCATTAAATGTAAGAAGTGGACCATCAACAAGTCACGGTATAATAGGAAGCTTAAAGAATAACGAAAAAGTAGAAGTAATATCAGAAAGTAATGGATGGTCAAAAATAAAATACAATGGAAAAGAAGGTTATGTATCAAGTACATATTTAAAAAATAGTAACGAAGGCGTAACTTCAAAACCAGATGAAAAACCAAATGTTGAAACAAAGATAAAAGTAGTAGCAGCAACATCATTAAATGTAAGAAGTGGACCATCAACAAGTCACGGTATAATAGGAAGCTTAAAAAATAACGAAAAAGTAGAAGTAATATCAGAAAGCAATGGATGGTCAAAAATAAAGCACAATGGAAAAGAAGGTTACGTATCAAGTACATATTTAAAAGATAGTAACGAAGGCGGAATTTCAAAACCAGATGAAAAACCAAATGTTGGAACAAAGATAAAAGTAGTAGCAGCAACATCATTAAATGTAAGAAGTGGACCATCAACAAGTCACGGTATAATAGGAAGCTTAAAGAATAACGAAAAAGTAGAAGTAATATCAGAAAACAATGGATGGTCAAAAATAAAGCACAATGGAAAAGAAGGTTACGTATCAAGTACATATTTAAAAGATAGTAACGAAGGCGGAACTTCAAAACCAGATGAAAAACCAAATGTTGGAACAAAGATAAAAGTAGTAGCAGCAACATCATTAAATGTAAGAAGTGGGCCATCAACAGGACATGGTATAATAGGAAGCTTAAAGAATAACGAAAAAGTAGAAGTAATATCAGAAAGCAATGGATGGTCAAAAATAAAATACAATGGAAAAGAAGGTTATGTATCAAATACATACTTAAAAGATAGTAACGAAGGTGGAGCGGTTACACCTCCAGAACAAACAAAAACAAAGGTAGTAACAGCAACATCATTAAATGTAAGAAGTGGACCATCAACAGGACATGGTATAATAGGAAGCTTAAAAAATAATGAAAAAGTAGAAGTAATATCAGAAAGTAATGGATGGTCAAAAATAAAATACAATGGAAAAGAAGGTTACGTATCAAGCACATATTTAACTGACTATCAAGGTGGAGGTACTAATCCTGGAGGAGGATCTGGAGGAAGTAGCTCTGAAGTAGTAAATGGAGCAACTGTAAACTATAGAAACTTAAGCTATTCTTTACAAGATCACGTAAATAAGCAGGCAAGTAAAGGAAATGGTAATATGATATCTGGTAGAGGATTTGTTCAAGCAAGCAGATCTGACATAGAGCATTATATAAATCCAAAGAACTTTACAAGTAGCAAAAGTGGAATGTTACAGTTCTTAAGACTAGATAGTTATAAAGGTGGAATAAGTGCTAGTGAATTAAATGGATACCTAAATAGTCTTTCACCTGCATCTAGTGGAACTAACGTATTTTACAATCAAGGACAAGCATTTTTAGATGCTGCAAGAAAATATAACATAGATGTAGTTTACTTAGTAGGACACTCTATGGTTGAAACTGGATATGGAAAGTCAACTCTTGCTCAAGGACAAGTTTTAACATCATATAAAGGAAGTCCACTTCCGCAACCAGTTAAAGTGTATAATTTCTTTGGAATAGGAGCTTTTGATGGTACAGCTAACTTATCAGGAGCAGAGGCTGCATATAAAAATGGATGGACTACTGTAGAAAAAACTATAGAAGGTTCAGCTAAGTGGTTATCTCAAAATTATATTCATAATGGTGGATATGATCAAAATACACTGTATAAAATGAGATGGAGTTATGAGCATTTATGGCATCAATATGCTACAGATGTAAATTGGGCAAATGTAATATCTAGTGTAATGTCAAGATTAGTAGGAATGTATGATACTAATAGCAATTTAGTTTATGAAGTTCCTGTACATAGATAA